A single region of the Pelomicrobium methylotrophicum genome encodes:
- the rpoZ gene encoding DNA-directed RNA polymerase subunit omega — protein MARITVDDCLQHIPNRFELTLAATYRARQIAHGAAPLIEGLKDKPTVIALREIAAGKVGLEVLNKGQV, from the coding sequence ATGGCACGCATCACGGTCGACGACTGCTTGCAGCACATCCCCAACCGTTTCGAGCTGACCCTGGCCGCGACCTATCGGGCGCGGCAGATCGCCCACGGCGCCGCCCCCCTGATCGAAGGACTGAAGGACAAGCCGACTGTCATCGCCCTGCGCGAGATCGCAGCAGGCAAAGTGGGGTTAGAAGTCCTCAACAAGGGGCAGGTGTAG
- the gmk gene encoding guanylate kinase, which translates to MTGILFIVAAPSGAGKTSLVAALLQRDPKLRLSVSYTTRPPREGEVDGRHYHFVDRATFQAMLERGEFLESAEVYGNCYGTSQRWVSEQLASGTDVLLEIDCQGAAQVRRLMPEAVGIFVLPPSLKVLRERLERRGTEQPEAIARRLAAAQGEMRRVSEFDYVIINDQFDEALEDLTSVVRAERLKVARQMERHGRLIESLTK; encoded by the coding sequence ATGACCGGCATCCTCTTCATCGTCGCCGCCCCGTCCGGAGCCGGCAAGACCAGCCTCGTGGCGGCCCTGCTCCAGCGCGACCCCAAGCTCCGCCTCTCCGTCTCCTACACCACCCGCCCGCCGCGGGAGGGAGAGGTGGACGGCCGCCACTATCATTTCGTCGACCGGGCCACGTTCCAGGCCATGCTGGAACGGGGAGAATTCCTCGAAAGCGCCGAGGTCTACGGAAATTGCTACGGCACGTCCCAGCGCTGGGTGTCTGAGCAGCTGGCCTCCGGGACCGACGTGCTGTTGGAGATCGACTGCCAGGGCGCGGCCCAGGTGCGGCGGCTGATGCCCGAGGCGGTCGGCATCTTCGTTCTTCCCCCCTCGCTGAAGGTGCTTCGGGAACGGCTGGAAAGGCGAGGAACCGAGCAGCCGGAAGCGATCGCCCGGCGGCTTGCCGCCGCGCAAGGCGAGATGCGGCGTGTCAGCGAATTCGACTATGTTATTATCAATGACCAGTTCGATGAGGCGCTCGAAGACTTGACATCGGTGGTCCGTGCCGAGCGGCTGAAGGTGGCGCGACAGATGGAACGCCACGGCCGGCTGATCGAGTCGCTCACGAAGTAA
- a CDS encoding YicC/YloC family endoribonuclease, whose amino-acid sequence MTGFAVASRDLPEATLNVEVRSVNHRFLDIQIRLPDELRSLEPEIRDRLAGRLTRGKVDCRIGIVASPVQQQTGTLNTEMLARLKSLEHLVRATFPEATGLTVSDVLRWPGVFDQATLSVDTVREPCLELLGQVLNELVAARRREGERLKELLLERVARMEALVEEVAPRIPALIAAYQERLSNRLREAMVNLEDERIRQEFTLFASKIDVDEELTRLTAHLQEVKRVLASGGPAGKRLDFLMQELNREANTLGSKSVDAEVSRIAMELKVLIEQMREQIQNVE is encoded by the coding sequence ATGACCGGATTTGCCGTCGCCTCGCGGGATCTGCCCGAGGCAACGCTCAACGTCGAGGTGCGCTCGGTCAATCACCGCTTCCTTGACATCCAGATCCGGCTTCCCGACGAGCTGCGCAGCCTGGAGCCAGAGATACGAGACCGGCTGGCCGGGCGACTGACCCGCGGCAAGGTGGACTGCCGGATTGGCATCGTCGCCAGCCCTGTCCAGCAGCAGACCGGAACCCTGAATACCGAGATGCTGGCGCGGCTGAAGAGCCTGGAGCACCTCGTGCGAGCCACTTTTCCCGAAGCCACCGGCCTCACCGTGAGCGACGTGCTGCGCTGGCCCGGCGTCTTCGATCAGGCGACCCTCTCTGTGGATACCGTGAGGGAACCGTGTCTGGAGCTGCTCGGGCAGGTGCTCAACGAGCTCGTGGCCGCGCGGCGCCGGGAAGGGGAGCGGCTCAAGGAGCTTCTGCTCGAGCGGGTCGCGCGGATGGAGGCGTTGGTCGAGGAGGTGGCCCCCAGGATTCCGGCCCTCATCGCCGCCTACCAGGAACGGCTGTCGAACCGGCTTCGGGAGGCGATGGTGAACCTGGAAGACGAGCGCATCCGGCAGGAATTCACCCTCTTCGCCAGCAAGATCGACGTGGATGAGGAGCTCACGCGGCTTACCGCCCACCTCCAGGAAGTCAAGCGGGTCCTGGCCAGCGGCGGGCCCGCCGGCAAGCGTCTCGATTTCCTTATGCAAGAGCTCAACCGCGAGGCCAACACGCTGGGATCGAAATCCGTCGATGCCGAGGTTTCCCGCATCGCCATGGAGCTCAAGGTGCTGATCGAGCAGATGCGCGAGCAGATCCAGAATGTCGAGTAA
- a CDS encoding PP2C family protein-serine/threonine phosphatase: MGVEVAQATLIGGRPVNQDRAAHVAGEGALLLVLADGMGGTPRGEVAAQLAVDRFVAAFRAAAMSLEADPAEFFRQAMTAAHEDIHAYAREHFLWSPPGTTCVACLIQDGRACWAHAGDSRCYLLREGEVVARTRDHSLYQALLDRDGQSAREGAFFAERGVLTNCLGGLEAPFVEVAAPAVLQTGDVVLLCSDGLWGQLPERDIAAVLWRYPLEEAVAAVARAAEAEGGAASDNVTLIAARWRG; encoded by the coding sequence ATGGGCGTTGAAGTCGCTCAGGCGACCCTCATCGGAGGGCGTCCCGTGAACCAGGATCGGGCGGCGCACGTGGCGGGCGAAGGCGCACTCCTGCTGGTCCTGGCAGACGGGATGGGCGGCACGCCCCGGGGCGAGGTGGCGGCGCAACTGGCGGTTGATCGGTTCGTCGCCGCCTTTCGCGCAGCGGCCATGTCCCTAGAAGCTGACCCGGCCGAGTTCTTCCGGCAGGCGATGACTGCGGCCCACGAGGACATCCACGCGTACGCACGAGAGCATTTCCTCTGGAGCCCGCCCGGGACGACCTGCGTCGCGTGCCTCATCCAGGACGGCAGGGCCTGCTGGGCCCACGCGGGGGATTCCCGCTGCTATCTGCTGCGGGAGGGAGAGGTGGTGGCGCGCACCCGGGACCATTCGCTCTACCAGGCGCTTCTTGATCGCGACGGCCAGTCTGCCCGGGAGGGCGCGTTCTTTGCCGAACGCGGCGTCCTCACCAACTGCCTCGGCGGTCTGGAGGCGCCGTTTGTCGAAGTCGCGGCCCCGGCGGTGCTCCAGACCGGCGACGTGGTGCTCTTGTGCAGCGACGGGTTGTGGGGACAGCTTCCGGAACGCGACATCGCCGCGGTGCTCTGGCGCTATCCGCTAGAAGAAGCGGTGGCGGCGGTGGCCCGGGCAGCGGAGGCCGAAGGGGGGGCCGCCTCCGACAACGTGACGCTGATCGCCGCCCGCTGGCGGGGTTGA
- the rph gene encoding ribonuclease PH — MRPSQRQPNELRPVRITRRFTKHAEGSVLIECGDTKVVCTASIDEKVPGFLKGQGRGWLTAEYGMLPRSTGTRIDREAARGRQSGRTLEIQRLIGRALRAVVDLPRLGERTIQIDCDVIQADGGTRTASITGAFVALCDAVKCLMTKQMIDTWPIKNHVAAVSVGVYEGVPILDLDYLEDSACDTDMNVVMTGDLKLVEVQGTAEGQPFTRAELNALLDLAQVGIEQLVAIQREVLQKD, encoded by the coding sequence ATGCGACCCAGTCAACGCCAACCCAACGAGCTGCGCCCGGTGCGCATCACGCGCCGGTTCACCAAGCATGCCGAAGGGTCGGTGCTGATCGAGTGCGGCGATACCAAGGTGGTGTGCACCGCCAGCATCGACGAAAAGGTGCCCGGCTTTCTCAAGGGCCAGGGGCGGGGGTGGCTCACCGCGGAGTACGGCATGTTGCCGCGTTCCACGGGCACCCGTATCGACCGGGAGGCGGCCCGCGGTCGCCAGTCGGGCCGGACCCTGGAGATCCAGCGCCTCATCGGGCGGGCATTGCGGGCGGTGGTGGACCTGCCGCGGCTCGGCGAGCGCACCATCCAGATCGACTGCGACGTGATCCAGGCCGACGGCGGCACTCGTACGGCCAGCATCACGGGCGCCTTCGTCGCGCTGTGCGACGCCGTGAAGTGCTTGATGACCAAGCAGATGATCGACACCTGGCCCATCAAGAATCACGTGGCGGCGGTATCGGTCGGCGTCTACGAGGGGGTGCCGATCCTGGACCTGGACTACTTGGAGGATTCCGCTTGCGACACCGACATGAACGTGGTGATGACCGGCGACCTCAAGCTCGTGGAGGTGCAGGGCACAGCCGAGGGCCAGCCGTTTACCCGTGCCGAGCTCAACGCGCTGCTCGACTTGGCCCAGGTGGGCATCGAGCAACTGGTCGCCATCCAAAGGGAAGTACTGCAGAAGGACTGA
- a CDS encoding DMT family transporter has protein sequence MSATVMLAVLFAAALHATWNARLKASRDPLLEAMAVVMGAGLLALPAVAWLPAPQAESWPPLAGSTALHVAYFVLVALAYRSGELSIAYPLMRGMPPVVIAAGAALFFGEALSWLGWTAVLTIVLGVLTLTSEGLRVRALSGPGLAIVAANVAVIAAYTLVDGAGVRASGNAASYAAWLFVLTGAALAPMCAALAWRRRPARPALQWGQALLGSACTLGAYGIALWAMTRAPIALVAALRETSILFGAAMAARWLREPFSRRRWAGVALVAAGAITMRIA, from the coding sequence ATGTCGGCGACCGTCATGCTCGCGGTGCTTTTTGCCGCTGCCTTGCACGCCACGTGGAACGCGCGCCTCAAGGCTAGCCGCGACCCGTTGCTGGAAGCAATGGCCGTGGTCATGGGAGCAGGGCTCCTGGCGCTGCCGGCGGTCGCCTGGCTGCCAGCGCCCCAGGCGGAGAGCTGGCCGCCGCTGGCCGGCTCCACCGCCCTACATGTGGCCTACTTTGTCCTGGTGGCTCTCGCCTACCGATCGGGTGAGTTGAGCATTGCCTATCCCCTCATGCGGGGTATGCCACCGGTGGTCATCGCGGCAGGTGCAGCCCTCTTCTTCGGCGAGGCGCTCTCATGGCTCGGCTGGACAGCGGTGCTGACGATCGTGCTGGGCGTGCTCACGCTGACCAGCGAGGGGTTGCGCGTGCGGGCCCTGTCCGGCCCCGGGCTGGCGATCGTGGCAGCGAACGTGGCGGTCATCGCCGCCTATACCCTTGTGGACGGCGCCGGGGTTCGCGCTTCGGGAAACGCGGCGAGCTATGCGGCATGGCTCTTCGTGCTCACCGGCGCGGCGCTCGCGCCCATGTGCGCAGCCCTCGCCTGGCGCCGAAGGCCTGCGAGGCCGGCGCTCCAATGGGGGCAAGCGCTGCTGGGTTCCGCCTGCACCCTGGGCGCCTACGGGATCGCCCTGTGGGCCATGACGCGGGCCCCCATCGCGCTGGTGGCAGCGCTGCGCGAAACCTCCATCCTGTTCGGGGCAGCGATGGCCGCCCGTTGGCTGCGGGAGCCGTTCTCCCGCCGACGCTGGGCAGGCGTCGCGCTGGTGGCGGCCGGTGCCATCACGATGCGCATCGCCTGA
- a CDS encoding TerC family protein, producing MFEWIADPQAWIALATLTALEIVLGIDNIIFISILVGRLPPESRGKARTLGLALAMGMRIALLLSLAWVMSLTAPLFTVLEEELSGRDLILIGGGLFLLWKSVHEIHSALEGPEEGKEEAATAATFGGVLLQIALVDIVFSLDSVITAVGMASHVPVMVIAIVLAVLVMMLAAGPISGFVDRHPTIKMLALSFLVLVGVALIAEGLEFHIPKGYIYFAMAFSVAVEMLNLRLRAQRAKPVKLHKPAPPRRVRSRN from the coding sequence ATGTTCGAATGGATCGCCGACCCGCAGGCCTGGATCGCGCTGGCGACGCTGACAGCGCTGGAAATCGTCCTGGGCATCGACAACATCATTTTCATCTCCATCCTGGTGGGCCGGCTCCCGCCCGAAAGCCGCGGCAAGGCGCGGACCCTGGGCCTGGCGCTGGCGATGGGCATGCGCATCGCCCTGCTCCTGTCGCTTGCCTGGGTCATGTCGCTCACCGCGCCCCTGTTCACGGTGCTGGAAGAGGAGCTCTCGGGGCGGGACCTGATCCTCATCGGCGGGGGTCTCTTCCTGCTGTGGAAGAGCGTGCACGAGATCCATAGCGCGCTGGAGGGCCCGGAAGAGGGGAAGGAGGAGGCTGCGACCGCTGCCACTTTCGGCGGCGTGCTCCTGCAAATCGCCCTCGTCGACATCGTGTTCTCGCTGGACTCGGTGATCACGGCCGTGGGCATGGCGAGCCACGTGCCGGTGATGGTGATCGCCATCGTGCTGGCGGTGTTGGTGATGATGTTGGCCGCCGGCCCCATCAGCGGGTTCGTCGACCGCCATCCCACCATCAAGATGCTGGCCCTGTCGTTCCTGGTGCTGGTGGGCGTGGCGCTGATCGCGGAAGGCCTCGAGTTCCATATCCCCAAAGGTTATATCTATTTCGCCATGGCCTTCTCGGTGGCCGTGGAGATGCTCAACCTGCGACTGCGCGCGCAGCGGGCAAAGCCGGTGAAGCTGCACAAGCCGGCCCCCCCACGCCGCGTCAGATCGAGGAATTAA
- the rdgB gene encoding RdgB/HAM1 family non-canonical purine NTP pyrophosphatase, with protein MKKIVLASHNPGKIREIRRCLEPLGYEVLPQSDLGIPEAEEPHLTFIENALAKARHASRAAGLPALADDSGICVDALNGGPGVHSARFAGDPRSDERNNAKLLELMRGVADRRAHYYCVIVLVRHADDPQPIIAEGEWHGEIVHTPRGTGGFGYDPLFLDPRLGMTGAELPLEEKNRVSHRGKALVQLVERLHHGPLHESSPVLTTVS; from the coding sequence ATGAAGAAGATCGTCCTTGCCAGCCACAACCCCGGCAAGATCCGAGAGATCCGCCGCTGCCTCGAGCCGCTGGGCTACGAGGTCCTGCCCCAGTCCGACCTGGGCATTCCCGAGGCGGAGGAGCCCCACCTGACCTTTATCGAGAATGCGCTGGCCAAGGCCCGGCACGCGAGCCGTGCGGCGGGCCTGCCGGCGCTCGCCGACGACTCCGGTATCTGCGTGGACGCTTTGAACGGCGGGCCGGGGGTGCATTCCGCGCGCTTTGCGGGCGATCCCCGCTCCGACGAGCGCAACAACGCCAAGCTGCTGGAGTTGATGCGAGGCGTGGCCGACCGCCGGGCCCACTACTATTGCGTCATTGTCCTGGTGCGTCACGCCGACGACCCTCAGCCGATCATTGCCGAAGGCGAGTGGCACGGAGAGATCGTGCACACGCCGCGCGGCACGGGCGGCTTCGGCTACGATCCGCTGTTCCTGGATCCACGCCTTGGGATGACGGGCGCGGAGCTGCCGCTGGAGGAAAAGAACCGCGTGAGCCACCGGGGCAAGGCCCTGGTGCAGCTCGTGGAGCGGCTGCACCATGGGCCGCTGCATGAGTCGAGCCCGGTGCTGACGACAGTCTCATAA
- a CDS encoding cupin domain-containing protein codes for MAVQVERWDEARDGPLTEARLRAKIESRGYSATRYVYPPGTYFPPHTHEVDKIDAVLSGRFRLTVQGEEVVLGPGDLLPVPRGVVHDAEVVGNEPVVSLDAVKR; via the coding sequence ATGGCTGTCCAGGTCGAACGCTGGGACGAGGCTCGCGACGGGCCCCTCACCGAGGCGCGCCTGCGGGCCAAGATCGAATCGCGGGGCTACAGCGCAACCCGCTACGTCTATCCGCCGGGCACCTATTTTCCACCCCATACCCACGAGGTGGACAAGATCGACGCCGTGCTCTCGGGCCGCTTTCGCCTCACCGTCCAGGGGGAAGAGGTGGTGCTGGGGCCGGGCGATCTGCTGCCCGTGCCGCGGGGCGTCGTGCACGATGCCGAGGTCGTGGGCAATGAGCCGGTGGTGAGCCTGGACGCGGTGAAGCGCTGA
- the hemW gene encoding radical SAM family heme chaperone HemW, translated as MSAVASVASSVSFLARRPQLKVLPPLALYIHVPWCVRKCPYCDFNSFEARGEIPEKRYIEALTRDLELALPEIWGRRVYSVFFGGGTPSLLSPEAVDAILSAVRARVPLDVHAEVTLEANPGTVEAAKFAGFRAAGVNRLSLGIQSFDDRMLQAIGRVHDGAQARRAVEMALATFENVNLDLMYALPGQELEDCRRDIETAAAYRPAHLSAYHLTIEPNTFFHRYPPRLPDEDTAAAMQEAVEEALAVRGYVHYETSAFAQSGRQCRHNLNYWRFGDYLGIGAGAHSKLTFPGRVVRSQRYKQPKAYLEQVARGVPIQEAHEVPAQALPFEFMMNALRLTAGFEPALFEERTGLPLTAVTQALDLAESKGLIVRDHRRVAPTPLGRRFLNDLLALFLEETTRPAPGRHVARPPSS; from the coding sequence ATGTCCGCCGTGGCCTCGGTCGCCTCCAGCGTGTCGTTCCTGGCCCGCCGCCCTCAGTTGAAGGTGCTGCCGCCGCTCGCTCTCTACATTCACGTGCCGTGGTGCGTGCGCAAATGCCCGTACTGCGACTTCAACTCCTTTGAGGCCCGCGGCGAGATCCCAGAAAAACGCTATATCGAGGCGCTCACGCGCGACTTGGAGCTCGCGCTGCCCGAGATCTGGGGCCGGCGCGTCTACAGCGTGTTTTTCGGCGGCGGGACGCCAAGCCTGCTCTCGCCCGAGGCGGTGGACGCCATTCTCTCTGCGGTCCGGGCCCGCGTGCCGCTGGACGTCCACGCCGAGGTCACGCTGGAGGCAAACCCGGGCACGGTCGAGGCGGCCAAGTTCGCCGGTTTCCGTGCCGCAGGGGTAAACCGGCTCTCCCTCGGCATCCAGAGCTTCGACGACCGGATGCTCCAGGCCATCGGCCGCGTCCACGACGGTGCGCAGGCGCGCCGGGCGGTGGAGATGGCGCTTGCCACCTTCGAAAACGTGAACCTGGACCTCATGTACGCGCTGCCCGGGCAGGAGTTGGAAGACTGCCGGCGCGATATCGAAACGGCGGCGGCTTACCGTCCAGCGCATCTTTCGGCTTACCATCTGACCATCGAGCCCAACACCTTCTTCCATCGCTATCCGCCGAGGCTTCCCGACGAGGACACGGCGGCGGCCATGCAGGAGGCGGTGGAGGAGGCTCTGGCGGTCCGGGGCTACGTTCATTATGAGACCTCCGCCTTCGCCCAGTCTGGTCGGCAATGCCGTCACAATCTCAACTATTGGCGCTTCGGGGACTATCTCGGCATCGGCGCCGGCGCCCACTCCAAGCTCACGTTTCCCGGGCGCGTGGTGCGAAGCCAGCGTTACAAGCAGCCCAAGGCATACCTGGAGCAGGTCGCACGAGGGGTACCGATCCAGGAAGCGCACGAGGTGCCGGCTCAGGCGCTGCCGTTCGAATTCATGATGAACGCGCTGCGCTTGACTGCCGGTTTTGAACCTGCTCTGTTCGAGGAGCGCACTGGACTACCCCTCACCGCCGTGACGCAGGCGCTGGACCTCGCCGAGTCGAAGGGGCTCATCGTGCGGGACCACCGGCGCGTGGCTCCCACACCCCTGGGTCGACGATTCCTGAACGACTTGCTGGCCTTGTTTTTGGAGGAAACGACGCGACCCGCGCCAGGCCGCCACGTCGCTCGTCCGCCGTCGAGCTGA
- a CDS encoding GNAT family N-acetyltransferase, with the protein MDVLLRPATLKDGVEIAGMSRELIEGGLGWFWTPARVAASIRHRDTMVLVAEAQGMVAGFAVMEFGDETAHLNLLAVRPRFQRRGIARRMIEWLEASCRTAGIQVVYLELRAANRGARQFYQSLGYREIARVPRYYGGRETAIRMARDLFCEVAPDR; encoded by the coding sequence ATGGACGTCCTGCTCAGGCCTGCGACGCTCAAGGACGGCGTGGAAATCGCCGGGATGTCGCGCGAGCTGATCGAAGGAGGGCTGGGCTGGTTTTGGACGCCGGCCCGGGTCGCCGCCAGCATTCGCCACCGCGATACCATGGTGTTGGTAGCGGAGGCTCAAGGCATGGTGGCGGGGTTTGCCGTGATGGAGTTCGGCGACGAGACGGCTCACTTGAACCTTCTCGCCGTGCGGCCGCGATTCCAGCGCCGGGGTATCGCGCGGCGCATGATCGAGTGGCTGGAAGCTTCGTGCCGCACCGCCGGCATTCAGGTCGTCTACCTGGAGCTGCGGGCCGCCAACCGCGGGGCACGCCAGTTCTATCAGTCTCTGGGTTACCGCGAGATCGCCCGCGTTCCCCGCTACTACGGAGGGCGCGAAACGGCGATTCGCATGGCCCGCGACCTGTTCTGCGAAGTGGCACCCGATCGGTAA
- a CDS encoding DUF6882 domain-containing protein has protein sequence METFKDILARHLALSLAKQQALAEYLGDHTWELDLQQGVVDFGRGRVFPVQILGTESEKDNTWLWGWANPMSGLPEEVLLDAERLREYGMRHEIRMLSEPRLPLADIAGHALALVASGVCGADAYYRAPYEGGAIYFLIHDAPLNLEFAERPDLVVSSLSRAIQLFEVDHRAVARAWMNTLLLEVEESESQLIARKEGRTFLLVRFDGAGRIIGIDALAGEA, from the coding sequence ATGGAAACTTTCAAGGACATCCTCGCCCGTCACCTGGCGCTGTCATTGGCCAAGCAGCAGGCACTCGCCGAATACCTGGGCGACCATACCTGGGAGCTGGATCTGCAGCAGGGCGTGGTGGACTTCGGCCGCGGTCGAGTGTTTCCGGTGCAAATTCTGGGCACCGAGTCGGAAAAGGACAACACGTGGTTATGGGGGTGGGCGAACCCTATGAGCGGGCTTCCCGAAGAGGTGCTGCTCGACGCAGAGCGTCTGCGGGAATACGGGATGCGGCATGAGATCCGGATGCTGAGCGAGCCGCGGTTGCCGCTGGCGGACATCGCTGGCCACGCGTTGGCCTTGGTCGCTTCGGGCGTGTGCGGGGCCGACGCCTATTACCGTGCGCCCTACGAGGGCGGCGCCATCTATTTCCTCATCCACGATGCGCCGCTCAACCTCGAGTTCGCCGAACGGCCCGACCTGGTGGTGTCGTCCTTGAGCCGCGCGATCCAGCTGTTCGAAGTGGACCACCGGGCCGTGGCCCGGGCATGGATGAACACTCTGCTGTTGGAGGTGGAGGAGTCAGAGTCGCAGCTCATTGCGCGAAAAGAAGGGCGCACTTTCCTCCTCGTGCGTTTTGACGGCGCGGGCCGCATCATCGGCATCGACGCGCTGGCGGGAGAGGCATAG
- a CDS encoding phospholipase D-like domain-containing protein: MPAADPPDFIRVLADQVFSRSAGASLVTGNRLRVLCDATENYPAWEAAIEAAERQVCLEMYIIDNDHTGRRFVELLTRKAREGVEVRVLYDWFGSAHAAYGGLFRPLLEVGAEVRACNPPRLMTALGVLSRNHRKLLVVDTEVAFVSGLCIGDPWLGDPARGREPWRDTGVEIRGPAVADALWSFAESWEEAGGEVPESLLPARESIPGRGDVALRVIGTTPTTANLYRLDLLVAALARRSLWLTDAYFMATPVYLGALQNAARDGVDVRLLVPRSSDVPLISTLSRTQYRPLLEAGIRVFEWDGPMIHAKTAVADGRWARVGSTNLNLSSWFGNWELDVAIEDAGVAGELEARFLEDLRRSTEVVLSPRHRVVLSSPRERLKAVRERARSSARGAVRYAARLGGAVNAAVRGRRLLDAAEAGALATIGAGLVAVALLAWHYPAVIVAPIALVLAWVGITAVLRAVGLYWKRRQETFRGGVDGAASRRPGNP, translated from the coding sequence ATGCCCGCCGCCGATCCTCCGGATTTCATCCGCGTACTGGCCGATCAAGTGTTTTCCCGTTCGGCGGGCGCCTCCCTCGTCACCGGCAATCGGCTGCGGGTGCTATGCGATGCCACCGAGAACTACCCGGCGTGGGAGGCGGCCATCGAGGCGGCTGAGCGGCAAGTGTGCCTCGAGATGTACATCATCGACAACGACCACACCGGGCGGCGGTTCGTCGAGCTGCTCACGCGCAAGGCCCGAGAGGGCGTGGAAGTCCGCGTTCTCTACGATTGGTTCGGCTCCGCCCATGCGGCCTACGGCGGCCTGTTCCGGCCCTTGCTGGAAGTGGGCGCCGAAGTGCGGGCGTGCAATCCGCCCAGGCTCATGACGGCGCTGGGCGTCCTTTCCCGGAATCATCGCAAGCTTCTGGTGGTGGACACCGAGGTGGCCTTCGTCTCTGGCTTGTGCATCGGCGATCCATGGCTGGGCGATCCGGCCCGGGGGCGGGAGCCGTGGCGCGACACGGGAGTGGAGATCCGCGGGCCCGCGGTGGCCGACGCCTTGTGGAGCTTCGCGGAGAGCTGGGAGGAAGCAGGCGGCGAAGTGCCTGAATCGCTCCTGCCGGCACGGGAGTCGATTCCCGGGCGGGGCGATGTGGCGCTGCGGGTCATCGGCACCACGCCGACGACAGCGAACCTCTACCGCCTGGACCTGCTGGTGGCGGCGCTGGCGCGCCGTAGCCTGTGGCTCACGGATGCTTATTTCATGGCCACCCCCGTCTACCTGGGAGCCCTGCAGAACGCTGCCCGCGACGGCGTCGACGTGCGGCTGCTGGTGCCGCGTTCGAGCGATGTGCCCCTGATTTCCACTTTGTCTCGCACCCAGTACCGCCCGCTGCTGGAGGCCGGCATCCGTGTCTTCGAGTGGGACGGCCCCATGATCCACGCCAAGACCGCGGTGGCCGATGGGCGCTGGGCGCGGGTGGGCTCTACCAACCTCAACTTGTCGAGCTGGTTCGGCAACTGGGAACTGGACGTGGCCATCGAGGACGCGGGCGTCGCGGGCGAGCTGGAAGCGCGCTTCCTGGAAGACCTCCGCCGCTCGACGGAGGTCGTCCTTTCTCCCCGGCATCGAGTGGTGCTCTCCAGCCCGCGTGAACGGCTCAAGGCGGTGCGGGAGCGGGCGCGCTCCAGCGCCCGGGGGGCGGTGCGCTATGCGGCGCGCTTAGGCGGCGCGGTGAACGCGGCGGTGCGTGGCCGCCGCCTGCTGGACGCGGCCGAAGCGGGGGCTCTGGCCACCATCGGCGCCGGCCTGGTCGCGGTTGCGCTCCTCGCCTGGCATTATCCTGCTGTCATCGTGGCGCCGATAGCCCTCGTGCTCGCCTGGGTCGGCATTACCGCTGTGCTGCGCGCCGTGGGTCTTTACTGGAAGCGTCGCCAGGAAACTTTCCGCGGCGGCGTGGATGGCGCAGCGTCCCGGCGGCCGGGGAATCCGTGA
- the thrH gene encoding bifunctional phosphoserine phosphatase/homoserine phosphotransferase ThrH gives MHIACLDLEGVLIPEIWVGLAERTGIADLRATTRDVPDYDQLMRQRLRLLNQHKLGLPDIQAVISTLAPLPGAREFLDWLRERCQVVILSDTYYEFALPLMRQLGYPTLMCHKLSVDENGRVIDYHLRQKDPKRQAVKAFHALNFKVIAAGDSYNDTSMLSEADAGIFYCPPENVARAFPQFPVARNYEELKSAFAEAIARL, from the coding sequence GTGCACATCGCGTGCCTCGATCTGGAAGGCGTCCTTATCCCAGAAATCTGGGTCGGCCTTGCCGAACGCACCGGAATTGCCGATCTGCGCGCCACCACCCGCGACGTCCCCGACTACGACCAGCTCATGCGCCAGCGTCTGCGGCTGCTCAACCAGCACAAGCTGGGGCTGCCCGACATCCAGGCGGTGATCTCCACCCTGGCTCCGCTGCCCGGGGCGCGGGAGTTCCTCGACTGGCTGCGGGAACGCTGCCAGGTGGTGATCCTATCGGACACCTACTACGAGTTCGCTCTGCCGCTAATGCGCCAGCTCGGCTATCCCACCCTCATGTGCCACAAGCTGAGCGTGGACGAGAACGGGCGAGTGATCGACTATCACCTGCGGCAGAAGGACCCCAAGCGCCAGGCGGTGAAGGCTTTCCACGCGCTCAATTTCAAGGTCATCGCCGCCGGCGATTCCTACAACGACACCTCCATGCTGTCCGAGGCAGACGCCGGCATTTTCTATTGCCCGCCCGAAAACGTGGCCCGCGCCTTCCCCCAGTTTCCGGTCGCCCGCAACTACGAAGAACTCAAGTCGGCTTTCGCCGAAGCCATCGCACGGCTCTGA